The proteins below come from a single Sander vitreus isolate 19-12246 chromosome 15, sanVit1, whole genome shotgun sequence genomic window:
- the timp2b gene encoding metalloproteinase inhibitor 2b, translating to MTWTANSCFVTLAILFLWRVEEIAEACSCSPVHPQQAFCNSDVVIRAKVVGKQLVDVGNDIYGNPIKRIQYDIKQIKMFKGPTHVIDAIYTAPISAVCGVTLENNGKEYLITGKLETDGTMHITLCDFIEPWEAMSATQKKSLTQRYEMGCDCKITRCTSIPCMISSPAECLWTDWVIEKTVNGGQAKHFACIKRSDDSCAWYRGEAQPKRDFLDIEDP from the exons ATGACTTGGACGGCAAACAGTTGTTTTGTCACTCTGGCCATCCTGTTTCTTTGGCGAGTGGAAGAAATAGCAGAAGCCTGCAGCTGCTCCCCAGTGCATCCTCAGCAGGCGTTTTGCAACTCAGATGTCG TTATCAGGGCAAAGGTAGTTGGAAAGCAGTTGGTTGATGTTGGCAATGACATCTATGGAAACCCCATCAAGCGTATCCAGTATGACATCAAACAAATCAAG ATGTTCAAAGGTCCCACCCATGTTATCGATGCTATCTACACTGCTCCCATCTCTGCAGTGTGTGGAGTGACTCTGGAGAATAATGGCAAGGAGTATCTTATCACAG GTAAACTGGAGACTGACGGGACGATGCATATCACACTGTGTGACTTCATTGAGCCCTGGGAGGCCATGAGTGCCACCCAGAAGAAGAGCCTGACTCAGCGCTATGAAATGGGCTGTGATTGCAAG ATCACCCGCTGCACCTCCATACCCTGCATGATCAGCAGCCCGGCGGAGTGCCTGTGGACGGACTGGGTGATTGAGAAGACAGTCAATGGAGGGCAGGCCAAACACTTTGCTTGTATCAAGAGGAGTGATGACTCTTGTGCCTGGTACAGAGGGGAAGCACAACCTAAAAGGGATTTCCTGGATATCGAAGACCCTTAA